A stretch of Brachyhypopomus gauderio isolate BG-103 chromosome 3, BGAUD_0.2, whole genome shotgun sequence DNA encodes these proteins:
- the bri3bp gene encoding BRI3-binding protein translates to MRRVNAWLVCALVLASLLMADAGRSRKEPGSPNSFRRAASGFYQALSSVFGEDNIRSLYKFFSKTTERFVHGVDSFLDTIWKVWTDLLDVMGIDSSNLTHYFSPASVSSSPARALLLVAAVLVAYWFLSLFLGGFFYLLHGVFGRFFWLARVALFALSCLYILQKFEGDPEKAVLPLCFIMAVYFMTGPVGAYWRKGGSPSTLEEKIDHLDTQIRLLNIRLSRVIDNLERSSDQ, encoded by the exons ATGAGGAGAGTAAACGCGTGGCTGGTTTGTGCGCTGGTGCTCGCCTCGCTCCTCATGGCGGACGCGGGCCGCAGCAGGAAGGAGCCCGGCAGCCCCAACAGCTTCCGACGGGCGGCCAGCGGCTTCTACCAGGCGCTCAGCTCCGTGTTCGGGGAGGACAACATCAGGAGTCTGTACAAG TTCTTCTCCAAAACCACAGAGAGGTTTGTCCACGGGGTCGATTCCTTCCTGGACACCATATGGAAGGTGTGGACGGACTTGCTCGATGTTATGGGGATTGATT cctctaACCTGACTCACTACTTCAGCCCCGCCTCTGTTTCCAGTTCACCGGCTCGTGCGCTCCTGCTGGTGGCCGCCGTGCTAGTGGCGTACTGGTTCCTGTCCTTGTTTCTTGGGGGATTCTTCTACCTGCTGCACGGCGTGTTCGGCCGGTTCTTCTGGCTGGCGCGCGTGGCCCTGTTCGCCCTCTCCTGCCTCTACATCCTGCAGAAGTTCGAGGGCGACCCAGAGAAGGCGGTGCTGCCGCTGTGTTTCATCATGGCGGTGTACTTCATGACCGGGCCGGTGGGGGCGTACTGGCGTAAAGGGGGCAGCCCCAGCACGCTGGAGGAGAAGATCGACCACCTGGACACCCAGATCCGCCTGCTCAACATTCGCCTCAGCAGAGTGATTGACAACCTGGAGCGCTCCAGTGACCAATGA